The Sediminitomix flava genome includes a window with the following:
- a CDS encoding helix-turn-helix domain-containing protein yields MDTFNLNFKEGMTINLVEGLLREFGGEFIDNYQYRYKKGKSKIEFDIYTFLGQFEILLIEFISDINFTTSRTSDDDPELIHVNLIKNGEINHFFEDKKEFLKADSRKRVLLHNGLFEINNFVPANTNVQTVGFRFSKKVFKEIMPEYIKELNDLFPENEGIAYHTALPAELINLLDEMFYLKNESLKPTPLILAKGIEILAKLFDSVINLRKEDDFNGLHIHDYQRLLEIRKKLVSSLDQKIVLSDLAKEFGVSVSKLKRDFKTLFNTSVYQYHLQVKMDEAMRRLKSGAYSILEISLDLGYETPSKFSQMFKKIKGVNPKEILPKK; encoded by the coding sequence ATGGATACATTTAATCTTAACTTTAAGGAAGGTATGACTATAAATTTAGTAGAGGGTCTACTTCGAGAGTTTGGTGGGGAATTTATAGATAATTATCAATACAGATATAAGAAAGGGAAATCGAAAATTGAATTTGATATTTATACCTTCTTGGGGCAGTTTGAGATATTATTGATTGAATTTATTTCTGACATTAATTTCACAACGTCCAGAACTTCTGATGATGATCCTGAATTAATTCATGTCAACTTGATTAAAAATGGAGAGATCAATCATTTTTTTGAGGATAAAAAAGAGTTCTTAAAAGCTGATAGCCGGAAGAGAGTATTGCTTCATAATGGATTGTTTGAAATCAATAATTTTGTTCCCGCAAATACAAACGTACAAACCGTCGGGTTTCGTTTCTCAAAGAAGGTGTTTAAAGAAATAATGCCTGAATATATCAAGGAATTAAATGATCTTTTTCCTGAGAATGAGGGAATAGCCTATCACACAGCTTTACCAGCAGAACTGATAAATTTATTGGATGAAATGTTTTATCTAAAAAATGAATCTTTAAAACCTACTCCACTTATTTTAGCAAAGGGGATTGAAATTTTAGCCAAACTTTTTGATTCAGTAATTAACCTAAGAAAAGAAGACGATTTTAATGGTTTACATATTCATGATTATCAGAGGCTTTTAGAGATTAGAAAAAAACTAGTTTCGAGTTTAGATCAGAAAATTGTACTGAGCGATTTGGCTAAAGAGTTTGGTGTAAGCGTATCAAAACTTAAAAGAGATTTTAAAACACTATTCAATACTTCTGTCTATCAATATCACCTCCAAGTGAAAATGGATGAAGCAATGCGGAGATTAAAAAGTGGTGCGTATTCAATTTTAGAGATCAGCTTGGATTTGGGATATGAAACCCCTTCTAAATTTTCACAGATGTTTAAGAAAATCAAAGGGGTGAACCCGAAAGAGATTTTGCCTAAGAAATAA
- a CDS encoding outer membrane beta-barrel protein has product MNLRTLILSLFCFTMWTTSMAQEKQSPFTFGLKGGMNTSAILVANPDDGGFLFGGFGGLYSNYKINDRWAIQAEIQYGQHGVFGLLDMYESMYASDLDPDLDDDKFSVELDGRLNIRTEYLSIPLVVQYAMGKNKNWALEGGVIVGFLSRTKINYNGSAIYREYLDNGSIDTEIDITDDINALVNQTKFKTIDMSFALGLQYAIPNSNFHIGGRTIFGLNNINTSTVENSWMRNLNLQLGVGYSF; this is encoded by the coding sequence ATGAACTTACGAACTCTAATTTTATCATTGTTCTGCTTCACGATGTGGACAACATCTATGGCACAAGAAAAACAATCACCTTTTACATTTGGCCTTAAAGGAGGTATGAATACATCTGCTATTTTAGTCGCTAACCCTGACGATGGAGGCTTTCTATTTGGCGGATTCGGAGGTCTTTATAGCAATTATAAGATCAATGATAGATGGGCAATTCAAGCCGAAATACAATATGGGCAACACGGCGTATTTGGTTTATTAGATATGTACGAATCGATGTATGCTTCTGACCTAGATCCAGACCTAGACGATGATAAGTTTTCTGTTGAATTGGATGGTCGTTTAAATATTAGAACTGAATACTTATCTATTCCATTAGTCGTACAGTATGCTATGGGTAAAAATAAAAACTGGGCACTAGAAGGTGGTGTGATCGTTGGCTTTCTAAGCCGTACAAAAATAAATTATAACGGCTCTGCTATTTATCGAGAATATTTAGATAATGGATCTATAGATACAGAAATAGATATCACAGATGACATCAACGCTTTAGTAAATCAGACAAAATTCAAAACCATAGACATGAGTTTTGCATTGGGTTTACAATACGCTATTCCTAATTCTAATTTCCATATTGGTGGACGCACTATTTTTGGGCTAAACAACATAAATACTTCTACAGTTGAGAATAGCTGGATGAGAAACCTAAATCTTCAACTGGGGGTAGGTTATTCTTTCTAA
- a CDS encoding DUF3604 domain-containing protein, with the protein MKNLLTLILAAGTFLSCTAQDAKQEEVREYSPYIGDFDPGPLPENYDKPLFGDTHFHTSWSTDAGMLGINVGPDVAYRAARGEEVTSQSGYKFKLIRPLDFVLLSDHSENLGLADFIRNEDPLLKKSETGRRWIEMVKNGQGYDVYLEWARNINTDQINVPEMVENIWGKVIDNAEKYYEPGKFTTFIGYEFTSAPNSNNLHRNLIFRDGAEEALQYFPYSAFDSGNPEDMWKFLEEYEETTGGRVLAIPHNPNFSNGLMFDDKTYEGHELTREWVETRSRFETIVEVSQMKGDSEAHPMISPDDQFADFVTMSRGNMMGSVEKTEEMLYKEYARYAYLEGLKIEHKLGINPYKFGMIGSTDAHGGISSQRNENYFGKGAFMEPSPGRADGIMVKGIKEELSIFRGENGAGGLCAVWAKENTRESIFDAMERKEVYATSGTRMSVRVFGGYDFSESDLDNLVDNGYAKGVPMGGDLEANNGQKPGFMIRAQKDPDGANLDRVQVIKGWIDADGNTFEKVFDAAVSDNRVINNTGVCETNVGSTIDYDNATYTNDIGAEELTTYWEDPEFDASQNAFYYVRVLEIPTPRWTLYDKVQFGAEVGEGIKLETQERAYASPIWYNAK; encoded by the coding sequence ATGAAAAACTTATTAACTCTAATACTAGCAGCAGGAACTTTCTTGTCTTGTACGGCACAAGACGCAAAGCAAGAGGAAGTAAGAGAATACTCTCCATATATCGGAGATTTTGATCCGGGGCCACTTCCAGAAAATTATGACAAGCCGCTATTTGGTGATACTCACTTCCATACTTCTTGGTCAACTGACGCAGGAATGTTAGGAATTAATGTAGGGCCTGATGTTGCTTACAGAGCAGCTAGAGGAGAAGAAGTTACTTCTCAATCAGGTTATAAATTTAAATTAATTCGTCCACTTGATTTCGTTTTACTTTCAGATCATTCAGAGAACCTAGGTCTTGCAGATTTTATCCGTAACGAAGATCCACTTCTTAAAAAGAGTGAGACTGGTAGACGTTGGATTGAAATGGTGAAAAACGGCCAAGGTTACGATGTTTATTTAGAGTGGGCACGTAATATCAATACAGACCAAATTAACGTTCCAGAAATGGTAGAAAATATTTGGGGTAAAGTAATTGATAATGCTGAAAAATACTATGAGCCAGGTAAATTTACTACATTCATTGGTTATGAATTTACGTCAGCACCAAACTCAAATAACTTACACAGAAACTTAATTTTTAGAGACGGTGCAGAGGAAGCTCTTCAATATTTCCCTTATTCTGCCTTTGATTCTGGAAATCCTGAAGATATGTGGAAATTCTTAGAGGAGTATGAGGAAACAACTGGAGGTCGTGTATTGGCTATTCCTCACAACCCGAACTTCTCAAACGGATTAATGTTTGATGACAAAACTTACGAAGGTCATGAGTTAACAAGAGAGTGGGTAGAAACAAGAAGCCGTTTTGAAACAATTGTTGAAGTTTCTCAAATGAAAGGTGACTCAGAAGCTCACCCAATGATTTCGCCAGACGATCAGTTTGCTGATTTCGTGACAATGTCGCGTGGTAACATGATGGGTTCTGTAGAAAAAACAGAAGAAATGCTATACAAGGAATACGCACGTTATGCTTACTTGGAAGGTCTTAAGATTGAGCATAAGTTAGGCATTAACCCTTACAAATTTGGTATGATAGGCTCGACTGATGCACACGGTGGTATCTCATCTCAAAGAAATGAAAACTATTTCGGTAAGGGAGCTTTCATGGAGCCAAGTCCAGGACGTGCTGACGGTATCATGGTAAAAGGAATCAAAGAAGAACTTTCTATTTTCCGTGGTGAAAACGGTGCAGGTGGTCTTTGTGCTGTTTGGGCTAAGGAGAACACTCGTGAGTCAATCTTTGACGCAATGGAGCGTAAAGAAGTGTATGCTACTTCAGGTACTCGTATGTCAGTTCGTGTATTTGGTGGATATGATTTCTCAGAAAGCGATCTCGATAATTTGGTAGATAACGGTTACGCTAAAGGTGTACCAATGGGTGGTGATTTGGAAGCTAATAATGGCCAAAAGCCAGGTTTCATGATCAGAGCTCAAAAAGACCCTGACGGTGCAAACTTAGACCGTGTTCAAGTGATTAAAGGTTGGATTGATGCTGATGGTAACACTTTTGAAAAAGTATTTGACGCAGCAGTTTCAGACAACCGTGTGATCAACAATACAGGTGTTTGTGAGACGAATGTTGGATCGACTATCGATTATGATAATGCAACTTACACAAACGATATTGGTGCTGAAGAATTGACAACTTACTGGGAAGATCCAGAGTTTGATGCATCACAAAATGCATTCTACTATGTAAGAGTTTTAGAAATTCCAACTCCACGTTGGACACTTTATGACAAAGTTCAATTTGGTGCTGAAGTAGGTGAAGGTATTAAGTTGGAAACACAAGAAAGAGCATATGCATCACCAATTTGGTACAACGCAAAGTAA
- a CDS encoding TorF family putative porin — MKKLWIYILFLKMTIGTATLNAQDKLKLELGVEFVSRYVWRGIDYGNSPAIQPDLLISYHGFFIGGWGSYALFKKNNTTEFEYRLGYTFERLGMTILLTDYYYSTALIDTVKKGFSREENISFYGHSIELGLIQNFKNFYFGCFMNLNEDHHLYLESGYNYKGFEFVIGAGNRDYTSEGEFYIVNLSLVKNIEIKYTESRSLSLFWGGLYNPDTNVFHFVFGATF; from the coding sequence GTGAAAAAACTTTGGATTTATATTCTATTCTTAAAAATGACTATTGGCACTGCTACTTTAAATGCACAAGACAAACTCAAACTAGAACTAGGTGTAGAGTTTGTGAGTCGGTATGTATGGAGAGGCATTGATTATGGAAACAGCCCTGCAATACAACCTGACCTCTTAATTTCATATCATGGATTCTTTATCGGAGGATGGGGAAGTTATGCTTTATTTAAAAAGAATAACACAACTGAATTTGAATATAGACTAGGTTATACTTTTGAGCGATTAGGAATGACTATTCTACTAACAGACTATTATTATTCGACTGCTCTTATTGATACGGTAAAAAAAGGTTTTTCAAGAGAAGAAAATATATCCTTTTATGGGCACTCTATTGAGTTAGGCCTTATTCAAAACTTTAAAAATTTCTACTTCGGATGCTTTATGAACCTCAATGAAGACCATCATCTATATTTGGAAAGTGGATATAATTACAAAGGTTTTGAATTCGTTATTGGAGCTGGAAATAGAGATTATACTTCTGAAGGTGAGTTTTATATTGTCAACCTAAGTTTAGTGAAAAACATAGAGATAAAATACACTGAGTCCAGATCATTGTCACTGTTTTGGGGCGGACTTTACAATCCTGATACAAATGTGTTTCACTTCGTATTCGGAGCTACATTTTAA
- a CDS encoding glycoside hydrolase family 3 C-terminal domain-containing protein: MVQKNLIYFLILLLSSSTVYAQDWRNPEMPLEKRVDDLLSEMTLEEKISYCGSVIPAIERLGIPRFEWYGEALHGIIGWNCTQFPQNIAMGSTWNPDLMFDVATAISNEARALKNQGKKEVMMFSPTVNMARDPRWGRNGECYSEDPFLMSEMARMYIRGMQGNDPKYMKTVTTVKHYIANNVDKGREFIHSNINKKDLYEYYFPAYKTCIVDEEATGIMTALNGLNGIPCSAHDWLVNGVLREEWGFEGYVIADWAAVGGIEKNMKYTDTQAKAAALAIQAGVDQECFRNKKRFAPMVVALKTAIEENHLTEEELDVSVKRLLRLRFMTGDFDDPSLNPYSQIPNSVLECDAHKKLALKAAEQSIVLLKNDDILPLSKDVENLAVIGPFADRCWMGIYSGFPKSKITPLDGIKNHVNAKVSYAEGCAVNADENDKTKIAEAVALAKKSDYVVLLVGNDETTSTENVDRKSLKLPGNQHQLIKEVQAVNDNVILVLVPSGPTAISWEQEHVSGIVCAWPNGQEQGTALANVLFGDVNPGGKLNATWYQSDDDLPDFHNYSIQSGRTYMYFEGEPLYPFGYGLSYTDFQFDELELTKKKLDVMDDLQVTTKVSNIGSKDGDEVVQVYIRDTKATERVPLKVLKGFERVHIPAGESKSVQIRVPYEAFAFYDTLQNKYRVEEGKFEILVGNSSTNITASKKVFVTGGDIPVSRLGEKKSAYFDAKDENRIKKWDHLYDDNNGIIVSSIKEEDNSEWVEYEIVFSDPGFYVNTWDAELSFKSAAKGSVIETSMAGAKINSYEVPQNLTIPIKIPIPPEYDKAVRFRIKTLKGNVEHQSIKIIPPGNVKAFSIDKVVKKSKQI, encoded by the coding sequence ATGGTACAGAAAAATTTGATATACTTTTTAATACTACTCTTGAGTAGTTCAACGGTATATGCTCAAGATTGGAGAAATCCGGAAATGCCTCTTGAGAAAAGAGTAGATGACCTCTTGTCAGAGATGACTTTAGAAGAGAAAATTAGTTATTGTGGGTCGGTTATTCCTGCTATCGAACGTTTAGGCATCCCTAGGTTTGAGTGGTATGGAGAGGCCTTGCACGGTATCATAGGATGGAATTGTACACAGTTTCCTCAGAATATAGCCATGGGTAGCACTTGGAATCCTGATCTGATGTTTGATGTAGCTACTGCAATTTCAAATGAAGCGAGAGCATTAAAAAATCAAGGGAAAAAAGAAGTGATGATGTTTTCACCTACGGTAAATATGGCACGTGACCCTCGTTGGGGACGAAATGGCGAATGCTACAGTGAAGACCCATTCTTGATGTCTGAAATGGCTAGAATGTATATCAGAGGAATGCAAGGGAATGACCCGAAGTATATGAAGACAGTTACGACGGTAAAACATTACATTGCTAATAATGTCGATAAAGGACGTGAATTCATTCATTCTAATATCAATAAGAAAGACCTGTACGAATATTATTTTCCAGCTTACAAGACATGTATCGTAGATGAGGAAGCGACAGGAATTATGACAGCCTTAAATGGTTTGAATGGTATACCTTGTTCGGCACATGATTGGTTGGTGAATGGTGTGTTGAGAGAGGAGTGGGGCTTTGAGGGTTATGTGATAGCCGACTGGGCTGCTGTGGGAGGTATAGAGAAAAATATGAAATATACCGATACACAGGCCAAAGCTGCTGCTTTAGCTATTCAGGCAGGTGTCGATCAAGAATGTTTTAGAAATAAAAAAAGGTTTGCACCTATGGTCGTTGCTTTGAAAACGGCTATTGAAGAAAATCATCTGACTGAAGAGGAATTAGATGTATCTGTAAAAAGATTGCTAAGACTACGTTTTATGACAGGTGATTTTGATGATCCTTCCCTAAATCCTTATTCACAAATTCCTAATTCAGTACTCGAATGTGATGCGCATAAAAAACTGGCTCTTAAGGCCGCAGAGCAGAGTATTGTATTACTGAAAAATGATGATATTTTACCTTTATCGAAGGATGTCGAAAACTTGGCCGTAATTGGTCCTTTTGCTGACCGTTGTTGGATGGGAATTTATTCGGGCTTTCCTAAAAGTAAAATCACGCCTTTAGACGGAATCAAGAATCATGTAAATGCAAAGGTGAGTTATGCCGAAGGCTGTGCTGTAAATGCCGATGAGAACGATAAAACAAAAATTGCAGAAGCGGTAGCTTTAGCTAAAAAATCGGATTATGTAGTGCTTTTAGTCGGAAATGATGAAACTACATCTACAGAAAATGTCGATAGGAAATCATTGAAATTGCCGGGTAATCAGCATCAATTGATCAAAGAAGTACAAGCTGTAAATGACAATGTGATTTTGGTTTTGGTACCAAGCGGCCCTACGGCTATTTCTTGGGAACAAGAACATGTTTCTGGAATTGTATGTGCTTGGCCAAACGGACAAGAGCAAGGAACAGCATTGGCAAATGTATTATTTGGAGATGTGAATCCAGGTGGAAAACTCAATGCAACTTGGTATCAGTCGGATGATGATCTTCCAGATTTTCATAATTATTCCATTCAAAGTGGACGCACGTATATGTATTTTGAAGGAGAACCATTATATCCTTTTGGTTATGGCTTAAGCTATACTGACTTTCAGTTTGATGAATTAGAACTGACTAAAAAGAAGCTAGATGTTATGGATGACCTCCAAGTAACAACTAAAGTAAGTAATATTGGAAGTAAAGATGGAGATGAAGTAGTACAAGTCTACATCAGAGACACAAAGGCAACTGAAAGAGTACCTCTAAAAGTACTTAAAGGTTTTGAGCGTGTTCATATACCGGCAGGAGAAAGTAAGTCGGTACAAATAAGGGTGCCTTATGAAGCGTTTGCTTTCTACGATACCCTACAAAACAAGTACAGAGTAGAAGAAGGAAAATTTGAGATCTTAGTAGGTAATTCAAGTACAAATATTACTGCATCTAAAAAAGTATTTGTAACAGGTGGGGATATTCCTGTAAGTAGATTAGGGGAGAAGAAGAGTGCTTACTTTGATGCCAAAGATGAGAATCGAATTAAAAAGTGGGATCATTTATACGATGATAATAATGGCATAATTGTAAGCTCAATCAAAGAAGAAGATAATTCTGAATGGGTTGAGTATGAAATCGTATTTTCTGATCCAGGTTTCTATGTAAATACTTGGGATGCCGAATTGAGTTTTAAATCCGCAGCGAAAGGTTCTGTTATTGAAACTTCAATGGCAGGGGCAAAAATCAATTCTTATGAAGTGCCTCAAAACTTAACCATTCCAATCAAGATTCCGATTCCACCAGAATATGATAAAGCTGTTCGTTTTAGAATCAAAACTTTAAAAGGAAATGTAGAACATCAATCCATTAAAATTATCCCTCCCGGAAATGTCAAAGCTTTTAGCATTGATAAAGTGGTGAAGAAGTCGAAACAGATTTAA
- a CDS encoding PepSY-associated TM helix domain-containing protein translates to MSHLWLGLLSSIVLIVVCFSGAMFAFKKQITELLNYSVVFNKDRELKEWVKPDAIINDFTRNGLEVISIDYPADFNRNIFVSYQNKGSNKKESIYIHPSNGEVIGKKYVSTTHFFQTVKTLHKNLFLGEVGKQIVGISVFIFVFLLFSGIVLWFPKNKRQLKTNLKVKWSAKLPRVIYDLHKVIGFYFLFPLVFISITGLYIAYPWVKSTILVSLGGQPVLNISNKEDVQHKLSDTFASFLEESMNIQHKEKGSQSISIDPLLKDVNQRLAYNGSTSIALAVNDKTEIEITKIKQEGLMNLIVPDQIIYNQKGEFKKAILFSDLTIADQFKTVSLPLHTGEIFGLSGVIFYFIVTMVGCSLPITGLLIWLRKL, encoded by the coding sequence ATGTCACATTTGTGGCTTGGACTACTTTCCAGTATTGTTTTGATCGTTGTCTGTTTTTCAGGTGCAATGTTTGCGTTCAAAAAACAAATCACTGAACTATTAAATTATAGTGTAGTCTTTAATAAAGACAGGGAGCTAAAAGAATGGGTAAAACCAGATGCTATTATTAATGATTTCACAAGGAACGGACTTGAAGTTATTTCAATTGACTACCCTGCTGATTTTAATCGAAATATATTCGTTTCCTATCAAAATAAGGGGTCAAACAAAAAAGAAAGCATTTACATTCATCCATCAAACGGAGAGGTAATTGGGAAAAAATATGTCTCTACCACTCACTTTTTTCAAACGGTAAAAACTTTACATAAAAACCTGTTCTTAGGTGAAGTAGGGAAACAGATTGTTGGTATTTCGGTATTCATTTTTGTATTTCTTTTGTTTTCTGGAATTGTACTTTGGTTTCCCAAGAATAAGAGGCAACTAAAAACAAATTTGAAAGTGAAATGGTCTGCAAAACTACCTAGAGTTATTTATGACCTCCACAAAGTCATTGGGTTTTATTTCTTATTTCCTTTAGTTTTTATTTCCATCACGGGCTTATACATTGCTTACCCTTGGGTAAAAAGTACTATTTTAGTTTCACTGGGTGGTCAGCCTGTTTTAAATATATCCAATAAGGAAGATGTACAACATAAACTTTCAGACACCTTTGCTTCTTTTTTAGAGGAATCAATGAATATTCAGCATAAAGAAAAAGGCTCACAATCTATTTCTATTGATCCTCTTCTGAAAGATGTCAATCAACGTTTAGCATACAATGGGAGTACATCTATAGCATTAGCTGTAAATGATAAAACAGAAATTGAGATTACAAAAATCAAGCAAGAGGGGTTGATGAATCTTATAGTTCCTGATCAAATCATCTACAATCAAAAAGGAGAATTTAAAAAGGCTATATTGTTCTCTGACCTTACAATTGCTGATCAATTTAAGACTGTTTCACTACCCTTACATACAGGTGAAATATTTGGGCTTTCAGGAGTCATTTTCTATTTCATTGTTACTATGGTTGGATGTTCATTGCCTATCACAGGGCTACTAATATGGCTAAGGAAACTATAA
- a CDS encoding TonB-dependent receptor yields the protein MFNHSSIRFTQNNTSIRGVIKNTEGNPLPFSHIVIKGTNNGVYTKDDGSFTIQNVQSGVIELIVNHVGHKTVHKTLKLSPNSVSNLLIKLEEEDQKLDVVTIYGEAESTKMEKEGFSSTSINTEKLKIQSVELNDILDQTSGINVRNEGGLGSRSRYSINGLGGNSVRFFIDGIPMEYYGASYSLNSIPVSLIEEMQVYKGVVPVNLGADALGGAVNIKTKKVGFNSLDVSYSIGSFNTHQIALNGNYRNQKNGLTFRGAVFYNYSDNNYTVWGDDVYVVDPNTGRIDRSIKAKRFNDAFESLGTKLDFGFTDVKWADQLMISFLYSDMYKEVQHGATMSVPFGERYYTQGNIVPSVHYKKSDFLTEGFELDLFTSYAINSRTLVDSTTNKYNWHGDIWAQNPNGGEAGTPLHSTTDEGSLINRFNASYNINEQNKINFNLIHTDYKRTAFNRKAPIGQDTSNNYTKMSKNLMGLSYSNSSFDDRLRTNVFGKFYKYSVNMLDHEFINGEYYPVYHSTTDNNYGYGLAIGYDISKNITVQLSSEQAVRLPEPDELFGNFSENIHSAIDLKPELSKNINLGLRFGNYLWNEHSMMFSTTLFYRSVSNMIQQSTQVVDGIDVFVNENFGEIISKGIDFQIEYDYKRQLEATLAGAYNDTRYMSLYDIYGRKNMYYGSRLKNEPFLQFNSSIRYKFSRKWIKKGELSMSWNMRYVYDYFRHWENIGSDNKDIIPSQWVNDLGVSYRLPNNKFALSLDLKNIFNVQVFDNFAIQQPGIGLYFKVNYAIF from the coding sequence ATGTTTAACCATTCTAGTATCCGTTTTACCCAAAACAATACTTCAATTAGAGGTGTGATCAAAAATACAGAAGGGAATCCACTTCCTTTTAGTCACATCGTAATTAAGGGGACGAACAATGGCGTCTATACAAAAGATGATGGAAGTTTCACAATACAAAATGTTCAATCTGGAGTAATTGAGTTGATTGTAAATCATGTAGGTCATAAAACAGTGCATAAAACTTTAAAGCTATCTCCCAATAGCGTTTCAAACCTTCTGATCAAACTTGAAGAGGAAGATCAAAAACTAGATGTTGTAACCATTTATGGCGAAGCTGAATCTACAAAGATGGAAAAAGAAGGCTTCTCATCTACCTCAATTAATACCGAAAAATTGAAGATACAGTCTGTAGAATTAAATGATATCCTAGACCAAACTTCAGGTATAAATGTGAGAAACGAGGGTGGTTTAGGCTCAAGAAGTAGGTATAGTATAAATGGTTTAGGAGGAAATTCTGTGCGCTTTTTCATTGATGGAATCCCAATGGAATATTATGGAGCTTCTTATTCATTAAACTCTATACCAGTATCGTTGATAGAAGAAATGCAAGTATACAAAGGTGTCGTACCCGTAAATTTAGGCGCGGACGCTTTAGGTGGAGCGGTAAATATTAAGACGAAAAAAGTGGGATTTAATTCATTAGACGTCTCTTATTCTATCGGTTCCTTTAATACACATCAAATCGCATTGAATGGGAATTACAGAAATCAAAAAAATGGATTAACATTCAGGGGGGCTGTATTTTACAATTACTCAGACAATAATTATACAGTTTGGGGAGATGATGTTTATGTAGTAGATCCTAATACGGGAAGAATTGATAGATCAATAAAAGCTAAACGTTTTAATGACGCCTTTGAGTCCTTGGGAACAAAATTAGATTTTGGGTTCACAGATGTAAAATGGGCTGATCAATTGATGATCAGTTTTCTATACTCCGATATGTACAAAGAGGTTCAACATGGGGCTACAATGAGTGTCCCTTTCGGAGAAAGATACTATACACAAGGTAATATTGTTCCTAGTGTACATTATAAGAAAAGTGATTTCTTAACAGAAGGCTTTGAGCTTGATTTATTTACTTCTTATGCCATCAATTCAAGAACCTTAGTTGACTCAACAACGAATAAATACAATTGGCATGGGGATATTTGGGCTCAAAACCCGAATGGTGGTGAAGCAGGAACTCCTTTACATTCTACAACGGATGAAGGAAGCCTGATTAATCGTTTCAATGCTTCTTATAACATCAACGAACAGAATAAAATCAACTTCAACCTTATCCACACTGATTATAAGAGAACAGCATTCAATCGAAAGGCTCCTATCGGACAAGACACAAGTAATAATTACACCAAGATGTCGAAAAACTTAATGGGGCTCTCCTATTCTAATTCATCTTTTGACGATCGATTAAGAACCAATGTCTTTGGTAAATTTTACAAATATAGCGTCAATATGTTGGATCATGAGTTTATAAACGGAGAATATTATCCAGTATATCACTCCACTACGGATAACAATTATGGTTATGGTTTAGCTATTGGTTATGACATATCTAAAAACATAACTGTACAGCTATCATCAGAACAAGCAGTAAGATTACCAGAACCCGATGAGTTATTTGGTAACTTCTCTGAAAATATCCATTCTGCCATAGACTTAAAACCAGAACTAAGTAAAAATATCAACTTAGGACTTCGTTTCGGGAATTATCTTTGGAATGAACATTCGATGATGTTTTCAACGACTTTATTCTACCGATCTGTGTCAAATATGATTCAACAAAGTACGCAGGTAGTGGATGGAATCGATGTTTTTGTCAATGAGAACTTTGGAGAAATCATTTCAAAAGGTATTGATTTCCAAATTGAATATGACTATAAACGGCAACTTGAAGCCACATTAGCTGGTGCTTACAATGATACGAGATATATGTCTCTTTATGATATCTATGGAAGGAAAAATATGTACTACGGTTCAAGATTGAAAAACGAGCCTTTTTTACAGTTTAACTCCAGCATCCGATACAAATTTAGTAGAAAATGGATCAAAAAAGGAGAACTGTCCATGTCCTGGAATATGCGTTACGTCTATGATTACTTCAGACATTGGGAAAATATAGGTAGTGATAACAAAGATATTATTCCAAGTCAATGGGTAAATGATTTAGGCGTTTCTTACCGATTACCTAATAACAAATTTGCATTGAGTCTTGATCTAAAAAACATATTTAATGTACAGGTCTTTGACAACTTTGCGATTCAACAGCCAGGTATAGGCCTCTATTTTAAAGTGAATTACGCCATCTTTTAA